GCACAGGCTGTTTAGCAAATCGTCTCTATTTCTTGTCCAAATGACTCTATTTTTTGTCCATTTGGCTCCCGGGCGAGCGATCCTCAATTATGTAATATTTGGGTGGATGCCCATAATATTTGATAAATGCCCGCGTCAGACTCGATGCCTCCTTGTATCCGACAAGGGTCCCGGCCTGATTGATATTGCAATGTCTTTCGACAATAAGCTCCATTACTTTTTCCATCCGGGATTTAAGAATAAACTGATGCAATGACTGATTAAAAAAGGCAGAGAAATGCCTATGCAGAGTTGATTTACCGATACGGTGTTGCGCTGCAATTGCTGCGGCTGTTAATTCTTTATCAAGATTTTCGAGAATAAACGATTTGACTTCCTCAAGTCTCTTAATATCAGACTCGAAGAGTACCATCCTATTATTTGGTCCCATGTGTAAAACTGTTCACCGCGGCTGCGGCCAAATTAGAATTCCGAAATGAAAAGTTCGACGGCACATCCCTCGCCAGGTTGAGATATGATTTGAAAGTCACCATTGAGCAATTTTGCCCTGTCCCTCATGTTAGCCATCCCGATACCTTTTCCGTTACTGGTTCCTATATCAAAGCCAGTCCCATCGTCTTTTATCTGCATCCTAAAACCGTTCTTCTGATACTCAATAACGATTTCAACGTTTGCCGCGCCGGAGTGCCTGACGATATTATTGAGCACTTCCTGAGCGATCCGGTATATCAGCAGGTCTTTCTCAGGATGTACATTTATGATCTGACCTTCTATATGCAAATTACAGTTTAGTTTTCCTGAGCGCTTCAAATACTCAATATCATCCTGAAGCACATTGGCAAATCCCCGCTTTTTTATAAAGTCACTGTTTAGTGAATGGCTAATATTATTGGAATGGATTATTATCTGGTCGGTAATGTTTTTAACGTCTTCAAGATACTGTCTGCTTTCTTCGCCATGAGTATATTTAACAAGCTGCCGCACGGTCATCTTTAAAAAATTAGACAACTGCCCGATATTATCATGCACGTCCTTGGCGATCTGGTTCATCATTCGCTCCCCTTCCTCCAGCTTATCTATTAGGAGCCTTTCGCGCTCCTGGTGGTGCTGGTTAAGTCTGGTCCTGTAATGAAGAGTGAAAAATACCAGAAGAAAGGTGAACAGGATGAGGATAATTGATCCCGCAATAAAGAGCAATATCAAAGAACTATCCAACATACCTGAGATTTAATCTTGGATAAAACAGGAACACAAGTGTAAAAGCAATGTTGGTAGTCGCACTTAGATAAGCAATGGAATAGTCAATGAATCGCTTGTACCCGTTTAGGTGCCTGGTCTCGTAGTCATACAGCGACATAGTGAAAAAATTAAACACATAGAAAAAGAACAGCACAAGAATAATCCAGAAATGGGGTGACCGTTGAATCTTCAGGTAGGTTTGATTCAGCAGAAATTGTGTGTAAACAAACATACCAAGTGCCAGCACAATCAGCGTCTGATACAGGAAATAATTGCTGTTATAGGTTTTGATGGACTGAAGGAACCACATATTTAAAACACCCACGACGATACTGAACAATCCGATAAGTAACCCGATGTTCCTGCGCTTCAAAGTATTACTGCAATAGTTGAAATAAAGGGCAATAAGAAAGACCTGTCCAAGATTTGACACGTTATAGACGGCTAGATTATTGCGGTATTTATATGCCACAACAGCCGCCACACATTCTGTCAAAAATGCCAGTGTGAGCAAGTAGAATATTATCCTTGAAGCCTGGTCCAGCATTCTATAACGCAGGGCTGCGATCAGCACAGGCAAGGCCGACGAGGACAAGCTCATGATTACCGAGATATAATAATTCATCGTGATCGGTTTAGGGTAATAACGGATTGCCGGCTGTGCCCGGAGGGCAGTTCGTTGGGCAAGCCATCGAATTATCTATTACAAGATTATTGGTGTAATAGACATACTCACCTGATGAGGTATAACCCGCTAAGATTAAAGTTAATCCATTATTACTGTAGCCGCAATTTTTGTTTGCATGGCCGCTGTTGACATAACTTAGCCTGTGCGCCAGGAAAACTTTCAGTCCTGTAATCGTACTGCTGCCGCTAAGACTATCAAGGTATAGGCGTAATAGAGACGCATTTAAAGTGAAGGCACGGGCATCGGAATCATTTCCAGTGTAATTAATGCTGTTTAAATAGCTTCCGATCATTTTATTTGCGGAATCTACCGGGATGACGTCTGGAAAGCCATAGGTCGCTCCTGTAGTTTTAAGACCTTGCTTTATTACAGGTCCCGGATTAGCATTGGACGTGGTGCAGCTGGCCAGCACCGGAAGTGCCAGCAAAGCCAATAGCGTGCGTTTCATAGATTACTTGGTTTTAGTGAATGGAATTATTGTTTTGCCTGGATAATAATTTGTATCGAGGGTTACAAGTCCGGACCGTATCGCAAAAAGGACTAGCGCAATCCGACTATTTAGGTTTAGTTTATGGAATATACGGTCACGGGAGCCTTCAACACTGCGTAAAGTCGTATGCATTTGCTGTGCTATTTCGCCGTAGGTAAGGTCAGTGCAGCAATATTTAAGTACTTCAATTTCGTTTTCCGTAAAGGTCTGCAGCCTGATTGCTTTGGTATTGACCAAATGGAAAACGGTACTGTTGGCACACTCGGAATAATAGTAGCCGTCATTATGAATCGAAAAGAGCGCAGTCTTCACCTCCTCTATGTCACATTCCTTGAGCAGATATCCGTTCGCACCGGCCTGCATCATTCTAATGATATATATTTCCCAAAAAAAGGCGGTCAGCACCAGTACTTTCATTTCCGGCCACCGGCGCTTTACTTCCGTTAACACTGCAAAGCCATCCATCTGGGGCATGCTAATATCCAGTATGCAAATTTCAGGTAGCCTGTCAGCGGCAGTTAATTTGCTGATTAATTCATTTCCATTATCCGCCTCGATCACTATATCGATCCCCCCAAGAGACCGCAACATGGAGATAATCCCTTTCCTTACCAGATTATGGTCGTCGGCA
Above is a window of Mucilaginibacter ginsenosidivorans DNA encoding:
- a CDS encoding helix-turn-helix transcriptional regulator; translation: MVLFESDIKRLEEVKSFILENLDKELTAAAIAAQHRIGKSTLHRHFSAFFNQSLHQFILKSRMEKVMELIVERHCNINQAGTLVGYKEASSLTRAFIKYYGHPPKYYIIEDRSPGSQMDKK
- a CDS encoding sensor histidine kinase; this translates as MLDSSLILLFIAGSIILILFTFLLVFFTLHYRTRLNQHHQERERLLIDKLEEGERMMNQIAKDVHDNIGQLSNFLKMTVRQLVKYTHGEESRQYLEDVKNITDQIIIHSNNISHSLNSDFIKKRGFANVLQDDIEYLKRSGKLNCNLHIEGQIINVHPEKDLLIYRIAQEVLNNIVRHSGAANVEIVIEYQKNGFRMQIKDDGTGFDIGTSNGKGIGMANMRDRAKLLNGDFQIISQPGEGCAVELFISEF
- a CDS encoding response regulator transcription factor; the protein is MEQELTIRVAFADDHNLVRKGIISMLRSLGGIDIVIEADNGNELISKLTAADRLPEICILDISMPQMDGFAVLTEVKRRWPEMKVLVLTAFFWEIYIIRMMQAGANGYLLKECDIEEVKTALFSIHNDGYYYSECANSTVFHLVNTKAIRLQTFTENEIEVLKYCCTDLTYGEIAQQMHTTLRSVEGSRDRIFHKLNLNSRIALVLFAIRSGLVTLDTNYYPGKTIIPFTKTK